In one Nicotiana tomentosiformis chromosome 6, ASM39032v3, whole genome shotgun sequence genomic region, the following are encoded:
- the LOC138893504 gene encoding uncharacterized protein — MIIKLVVGECTLNVVSAHAPHVGLNEEDKQCFWKGLDEIVRQVPPTEKLFIGGDFNGHIGSTAGGYGEVHRGFDFGERNRGGTSLLDFAKAFGLVIVNSSFPKRESHLVTFQNTVAKTQIDYLILKRGDRGMCKDCKVIPGEILATQHMLLVMDVGIMLKRRKRSTRGSPRIRWGALAKDKVQELEGRLSAIGAWRSSSDASTMWSATTYCIREVAREVLGVSTGVFGGHKGD, encoded by the coding sequence atgattattaagttggtggttggagagtgcaccctaaatgTCGTTAGCGCCCATGCGCCGCATGTGGGCCTAAATGAGGAGGATAAACAATGCTTCTGGAaggggttagatgagattgtaCGTCAGGTTCCGCCTactgagaagctattcataggaggggatttcaatgggcatattgggtcgactgcaggtggttatggcgaggtgcacAGAGGCTTcgattttggggagaggaacagaggaggtacatcgttgttggacttcgctaaggcttttgggttggtgattgtgAACTCTAGCTTTCCAAAGAGGGAGAgccatttggttacttttcaaaatacggtggcgaagactcagattgactatcttATCCTCAAGAGAGGTGACAGAGGaatgtgcaaggattgcaaggtgattccgggtgagatactcgcgacgcaACATATGCTCTtagtgatggacgttggtattatgttaaagaggaggaaaaggtctactcgaggaagtccgagaatcaggtggggagccttagcTAAGGATAAAGTCCAAGAGTTGGAAGGGCGGTTGTCGGCTATAGGAGCTTGGAGGAGCAGCAGTGACGCaagcactatgtggtcagcgacaaCATACTGTATTAGGGAggttgcgagagaggtgttaggagtCTCGACGGGCGTCTTTGGTGGGCATAAAGGAGActag
- the LOC104100873 gene encoding replication protein A 32 kDa subunit A-like has protein sequence MFGGSQLDSFSGGGFMPSQSTQGSDPSRTSAKSRDNPPLLPLTVKQISQAIQSSDEKSNFVIDGVDVNNVRLVGLAFKKSERVTDVAFTIDDGTGRIECTRWVNDAVDTKEVEEVSDGMYVRVHGHLKGFQGKTQLVIFAIRPITDYNEVATHFLECIYVHHCNRKPQSGLSVSTPGQTDVPAAVSAPSSGFNSSQLSGHLSIDGLKGIEKAVMDYLEQPSSLSQEKGIHWNEIAQQLKVPLEKIKEAIASLESEGLAYSTIDECHYKSTSA, from the exons ATGTTTGGAGGCAGTCAATTGGACTCATTTTCTGGCGGAGGTTTTATGCCTTCTCAATCAACTCAAGGCTCCGATCCTTCACGCACTTCCGCTAAG AGTCGTGATAACCCACCTCTGCTTCCGCTAACAGTGAAACAGATAAGCCAAGCAATACAATCAAGTGATGAGAAATCTAACTTTGTTATTGATGGTGTCGATGTCAATAAT GTGAGATTGGTCGGATTGGCATTTAAAAAATCCGAGAGAGTGACAGATGTGGCTTTTACAATTGATGATGGCACTGGTCGCATTGAATGCActagatg GGTGAATGATGCTGTGGATACCAAGGAAGTAGAGGAAGTATC GGATGGGATGTATGTGCGGGTCCACGGGCACTTGAAAGGTTTTCAGGGTAAAACACAGCTAGTGATTTTTGCTATCAG ACCGATAACTGATTACAATGAAGTTGCTACACACTTCCTTGAATGTATCTATGTCCATCACTGCAATAGGAAGCCACAG AGCGGTCTCTCTGtctccactcccggtcaaactgaTGTCCCTGCAGCAGTTAGTGCCCCTTCGAGTGGATTCAATTCCAGTCAG TTGTCTGGACATTTGAGCATCGATGGGCTTAAGGGCATAGAGAAGGCAGTGATGGATTATTTGGAACAGCCGTCATCACT TTCACAGGAGAAAGGGATACACTGGAATGAAATTGCTCAACAACTTAAAGTTCCTCTGGAGAAAATCAA GGAAGCAATAGCATCTCTTGAATCGGAAGGGCTGGCTTACTCTACCATCGATGAATGTCATTACAAGTCAACAAGTGCTTAA
- the LOC104100874 gene encoding uncharacterized protein, with the protein MTHDEFFMETHIRKKKAPTDPSRWVEDRAKIAYGFYKTNVEEYTQSLPLNEQGERLPISDEEAQKIWLDVVGGPKKGITYGLPERLFRHYKAGLQGIGTSAQGEAIDRLTLSSMKKKITKLTTEFEETKTREQKRDKQLDTLQVQLEKRDQQFNILQGQLANLFASDAFPIPWSRQPSPDGNPSNHVDDECYSSGDEDDVV; encoded by the exons atgactcatgatgagttcttcatggagactcacatccggaagaagaaggcaccgacagatcCATCTAGATGGGTCGAGGATCGAGCGAAGATtgcatat ggttTCTACAAGActaatgtggaggagtacactcagagcttgccactCAATGAACAAGGCGAGCGACTACCCATTTCAGATGAAGAAGCACagaagatatggttggatgttgtcggtggtcctaaaaaggggataacATACGGCCTTCCAGAGAGATTATTTCGGCACTACAaggctggattgcaaggtatagggacttccgcccagggcgaggcaattgataggtTGACTCTCTCGTCTATGAAGAAAAAGATCACAAAGCTGACAACGGAGTTTGAAGAGACAAAGActagagaacaaaagagagataaacaattagatacccttcaagttcagctagaaaagagggaccaacaatttaataTCCTTCAAGGTCAGCTAGCCAATCTTTTTGCTAGTGATGCTTTCCCGATTCCCTGGTCTCGTcagccttccccagatggtaaTCCTTCGAACCATGTCGACGATGAATGCTATAGTAGTGGAGATGAAGATGATGTAGTAtaa